A DNA window from Ornithobacterium rhinotracheale DSM 15997 contains the following coding sequences:
- a CDS encoding HU family DNA-binding protein: protein MKYKLVQKANPQDKSKKWYANAVNAGTVSQRAVAKNIAEKSSLTVGDIANVIENLLEEMPKELIEGKSVKLGDFGTFRLSLSSEGVGNEKDFNATKIKGAKVIFTPGVALKKALSDIKYERE, encoded by the coding sequence ATGAAATACAAATTAGTACAAAAAGCCAATCCGCAAGATAAGAGCAAAAAATGGTATGCCAATGCGGTAAATGCCGGCACCGTTAGCCAGCGTGCGGTAGCAAAAAACATTGCCGAAAAATCCTCGCTCACAGTAGGAGATATTGCCAATGTAATCGAAAACTTATTAGAAGAAATGCCCAAAGAGCTCATCGAGGGCAAGAGTGTAAAGTTAGGCGATTTTGGTACTTTTCGCCTTTCGCTAAGCAGTGAGGGCGTAGGCAATGAGAAAGACTTTAATGCCACTAAAATCAAAGGTGCTAAAGTCATCTTTACCCCAGGGGTAGCGCTTAAAAAGGCGTTGAGCGACATTAAATATGAGCGAGAATAA
- the rimP gene encoding ribosome assembly cofactor RimP, with protein sequence MKEKVEKLLTEAIAENPALFLVDWSIDAQNQIQVLVDGDEGLPMEEVVRISRHIEHNLDREAEDFALMVSSPGVDYPLQSERQFKKNIGRLLKVKTESQGEIKARLEEVNEEGITLTWKQREKKPVGKGKHTVEKVEKIPFGDIKKAVVQIEI encoded by the coding sequence ATGAAAGAAAAAGTAGAAAAATTACTCACCGAAGCCATTGCAGAAAATCCAGCTTTGTTTTTAGTAGACTGGAGCATAGACGCCCAAAACCAAATTCAAGTGTTGGTAGATGGTGATGAGGGATTACCCATGGAAGAGGTGGTGCGCATAAGCCGCCATATAGAGCATAATTTGGATCGCGAGGCAGAAGATTTTGCGCTTATGGTGTCGTCGCCAGGGGTGGACTATCCTTTGCAGAGCGAAAGACAATTCAAGAAAAATATAGGTAGATTACTCAAAGTGAAAACCGAAAGCCAAGGCGAAATCAAAGCACGCCTTGAAGAGGTGAACGAAGAGGGAATCACACTGACTTGGAAACAGCGCGAAAAGAAACCCGTGGGAAAAGGCAAGCACACGGTGGAAAAAGTAGAGAAAATCCCGTTTGGGGACATTAAAAAAGCAGTCGTACAAATAGAAATTTAA
- the nusA gene encoding transcription termination factor NusA, with translation MDNQAFIESVAEFREIKNINKATLMAILEDSLRLVLRRKYGTDENFDIIVNPDKGDLQIFHNRVVVEDDELEDEGAEISLTEARKIEPDYEVGEDVSEEIFIKDLGRRAILTLSQHLKSKIVEHDNANIYEKFKELEGEIVNGEVHHIRKSHVIIVDDEQNEMVLPKEQQIPSDFFKKGENIRGVVHEVVLRGNKPQVIISRTSPVFMERLFEQEIPEVFDGLITIKRVARIPGEKAKVAVESYDDRIDPVGACVGMRGSRIHAIVRELRNENIDVVNYTTNLELFVQRTLAPAHINRVEVNQDKNQVSVYVDTEEVSKAIGAKGSNVRLASKLVGMEIDVYRDVPQDEDVELSEFNDEIEQYIIDEFKKIGLDTAKSVLEQDVKDLVERVDLEEETILHVIEVLREEFKD, from the coding sequence ATGGACAATCAGGCATTTATAGAATCAGTTGCTGAGTTCAGAGAAATAAAAAACATAAACAAAGCTACGCTTATGGCAATCTTAGAAGATTCCTTAAGACTAGTATTGAGAAGAAAATACGGCACCGACGAGAATTTTGATATCATAGTAAACCCCGATAAAGGAGATTTGCAAATCTTCCATAATCGTGTAGTGGTAGAAGATGATGAGCTAGAAGATGAGGGCGCAGAAATATCTTTGACAGAGGCTAGAAAAATAGAGCCAGACTATGAGGTGGGTGAAGATGTATCCGAAGAAATATTTATCAAAGACCTAGGTCGCCGTGCAATTTTGACATTGAGTCAGCACCTGAAAAGCAAAATCGTGGAGCATGACAATGCCAATATCTACGAGAAATTTAAAGAACTAGAAGGCGAAATCGTAAACGGAGAAGTGCACCACATCCGCAAATCGCATGTAATCATAGTAGACGATGAGCAAAACGAAATGGTGCTGCCTAAAGAGCAACAAATCCCTTCAGACTTCTTTAAAAAAGGAGAAAACATAAGAGGAGTGGTGCATGAAGTAGTGCTAAGAGGGAATAAGCCACAAGTCATTATTTCTAGAACCTCGCCTGTGTTCATGGAACGCCTTTTTGAACAAGAAATTCCAGAAGTGTTTGATGGGCTCATCACCATCAAGCGCGTAGCAAGAATCCCCGGCGAAAAAGCAAAAGTAGCCGTAGAATCTTACGACGATAGAATCGATCCAGTGGGAGCTTGTGTGGGAATGAGAGGCTCTAGAATCCATGCCATCGTTCGCGAACTTAGAAACGAAAACATAGATGTAGTGAACTACACAACCAATTTAGAACTATTTGTACAAAGAACCTTGGCGCCAGCTCACATCAACCGAGTGGAGGTGAATCAAGATAAAAATCAAGTATCTGTATATGTAGATACCGAGGAAGTGTCAAAAGCCATTGGAGCCAAAGGAAGCAATGTGCGACTAGCCTCTAAACTAGTAGGCATGGAAATCGATGTCTATCGAGATGTTCCGCAAGACGAAGATGTGGAGCTTTCAGAATTTAACGACGAAATAGAACAATACATCATAGACGAGTTTAAGAAAATAGGACTAGACACGGCTAAAAGCGTACTAGAGCAAGATGTAAAAGACCTCGTAGAACGAGTGGACTTAGAAGAGGAAACTATTTTACATGTGATAGAAGTGCTTAGAGAAGAGTTTAAGGACTAA
- the infB gene encoding translation initiation factor IF-2, with protein sequence MPKSYRLNKVIKELNITVKIAVDFLASKGIEIVSNPNTKVEQDIYDVLVKQFQADRKLKEASEEVDINKLKRQEQKEREQQRLEEEKKKEAQRKKEAEKLEKEKKEAERKAREEAEKQARIKAQQEEEQKALEEAKKREEEAAKKEDTEDKTLFGRKKLSGIKTLGKIDLSPKTEKSKKAEKSKPKAKEGAKPETPKAQQPKAEPAKEEKQPQPEASATPAQEEAKAEPQVIETKYKKLEGITKVGKIDLSVFEDKKKKEKKDDGDKGAKRKRKRIRKNAKPETATAGGNNNKGGGNRRGKKPAKKDVSELTEEEVQKQIKETLEKLTNKGNKKTNKGAKHRREKRKFRREQEEQELQQQAEDKVLNVTEFVSVNEIASLMDVSVMDIISACMSLGVMVTMNQRLDANTIELVADEFGFDVNFTDAEIEEAIVDIEEDNEEDLQARAPIVTVMGHVDHGKTSLLDYIREENVIAGESGGITQHIGAYAVQLENGKKITFLDTPGHEAFTAMRARGAQITDIAIIVIAADDQIMPQTEEAISHAQAAGVPMIFAINKIDKPTANPDKVKEQLANMNLLVEDWGGQIQSQDISAKTGQNVEELLEKVLLEAEMLELKANPDREASGTVVEAALDKGRGYVSTIVVQNGTLRVGDYVLAGSNHGKVRAMLNERGTNVKEAGPSTPVTILGLDGAPTAGDKFRVFEDEREAKQLASKREQLQREQTIRTQKHITLDEIGRRIALGDFQELNIVLKGDVDGSVEALTDSLQKLSTEEIHVNILHKGVGQITESDVLLASASDAVIIGFNVRPNASARNIAEKEEVEIRTYSIIYDAINEVKEAMEGMLSPELKEEVIGNVEIRQTFKISKVGTIAGCMVLDGKITRNSSVRIIRDGVVVHTGELASLKRYKDDVKEVTKGYECGLNIKNYNDIHEGDIIEVYVINEVKKKLK encoded by the coding sequence ATGCCCAAATCTTACAGACTAAATAAAGTTATTAAAGAATTAAATATTACTGTTAAAATCGCGGTAGACTTCCTTGCGAGCAAGGGAATCGAAATCGTGAGCAACCCTAATACCAAGGTGGAACAGGATATTTATGATGTTTTAGTAAAACAATTCCAAGCAGATCGCAAGCTCAAAGAAGCATCTGAGGAAGTAGACATTAACAAGCTAAAACGCCAAGAACAAAAAGAAAGAGAGCAACAACGCCTAGAAGAAGAGAAGAAAAAAGAAGCTCAGAGAAAGAAAGAGGCAGAGAAACTCGAAAAAGAAAAGAAAGAGGCGGAGAGAAAAGCACGCGAGGAAGCTGAAAAGCAAGCGCGCATCAAGGCGCAACAAGAAGAGGAACAAAAAGCCTTGGAAGAAGCCAAGAAACGCGAAGAAGAAGCTGCAAAAAAAGAAGATACAGAAGATAAAACTCTTTTTGGAAGAAAGAAACTTTCTGGTATCAAGACTTTGGGTAAAATAGACCTCTCTCCAAAAACAGAGAAATCTAAAAAAGCAGAAAAATCAAAGCCTAAAGCAAAAGAAGGGGCTAAACCTGAAACGCCAAAAGCGCAACAGCCAAAAGCAGAGCCTGCCAAAGAGGAGAAACAACCTCAGCCAGAAGCATCTGCAACACCTGCACAAGAAGAGGCAAAAGCAGAGCCTCAAGTAATAGAAACTAAGTATAAAAAATTAGAAGGAATCACCAAGGTAGGGAAAATAGATCTTTCTGTTTTTGAAGATAAAAAGAAAAAGGAGAAGAAAGACGACGGCGATAAAGGAGCTAAGCGCAAACGAAAAAGAATTCGTAAAAACGCAAAACCAGAAACCGCTACAGCAGGAGGAAACAACAACAAAGGAGGTGGAAACCGCAGAGGTAAGAAACCAGCTAAAAAAGATGTTTCTGAACTGACTGAAGAAGAAGTACAAAAGCAAATCAAAGAAACCCTTGAAAAACTTACCAACAAGGGGAATAAGAAAACCAATAAAGGAGCTAAACACCGCAGAGAGAAAAGAAAATTCCGTAGAGAGCAAGAGGAACAAGAACTACAACAGCAGGCAGAAGACAAAGTGCTTAATGTTACAGAGTTCGTTTCTGTAAACGAAATCGCCTCTCTTATGGATGTCTCTGTAATGGATATCATCTCAGCATGTATGTCGCTAGGAGTTATGGTAACGATGAACCAGCGTCTAGATGCCAACACGATAGAACTAGTAGCAGACGAATTTGGTTTTGATGTAAACTTTACTGATGCCGAGATAGAAGAGGCTATCGTAGACATAGAAGAAGACAACGAAGAAGATTTACAAGCGCGTGCACCAATCGTAACAGTAATGGGACACGTGGATCATGGTAAAACTTCGTTGCTAGACTACATTCGTGAAGAGAATGTAATCGCGGGAGAGTCGGGAGGAATCACTCAGCACATCGGGGCTTATGCAGTGCAACTTGAAAATGGTAAAAAAATCACATTTTTGGATACCCCAGGTCACGAGGCGTTTACCGCGATGCGTGCCCGTGGCGCTCAAATCACCGATATTGCGATTATCGTAATTGCGGCAGATGATCAAATCATGCCACAGACAGAGGAAGCCATTAGCCACGCACAAGCAGCGGGAGTGCCTATGATTTTTGCGATCAACAAAATTGATAAGCCAACGGCTAATCCAGATAAAGTAAAAGAACAATTAGCCAATATGAATTTATTGGTAGAAGATTGGGGAGGGCAAATTCAATCACAAGACATTTCAGCAAAAACAGGACAAAATGTAGAAGAATTACTTGAAAAAGTACTTCTAGAAGCCGAAATGCTCGAATTGAAAGCTAATCCAGACCGTGAAGCAAGTGGAACCGTAGTAGAAGCTGCCTTGGATAAAGGTAGAGGATATGTATCTACCATTGTAGTACAAAACGGTACTTTGCGCGTAGGAGATTATGTACTAGCAGGTAGCAACCACGGAAAAGTAAGAGCAATGCTCAACGAGCGTGGAACTAATGTAAAAGAGGCTGGTCCATCAACACCAGTTACCATTTTAGGATTGGACGGAGCACCTACTGCGGGAGATAAATTCCGTGTGTTTGAGGACGAAAGAGAAGCTAAACAATTAGCAAGCAAGCGTGAGCAATTGCAGCGTGAGCAAACCATCAGAACTCAAAAACACATTACCCTTGATGAGATTGGACGAAGAATCGCATTGGGAGACTTCCAAGAGCTTAACATCGTATTGAAAGGAGATGTGGATGGATCTGTAGAAGCACTAACCGATTCATTGCAAAAACTTTCTACCGAGGAAATTCATGTAAACATCTTGCACAAAGGTGTGGGGCAAATTACGGAATCAGATGTATTGTTGGCATCAGCATCAGATGCGGTAATCATTGGATTTAATGTGAGACCAAACGCCTCAGCAAGAAATATTGCAGAGAAAGAAGAGGTAGAAATCAGAACTTATTCAATCATCTATGATGCCATCAACGAAGTGAAAGAAGCTATGGAAGGTATGCTTTCTCCAGAGTTGAAAGAAGAAGTCATAGGCAATGTAGAAATTCGCCAAACATTCAAAATCTCTAAAGTGGGAACCATTGCAGGATGTATGGTATTGGATGGTAAAATCACGAGAAACTCTAGCGTGCGAATCATTCGCGACGGAGTTGTGGTACACACTGGAGAGCTTGCCAGCTTAAAACGCTATAAAGATGATGTGAAAGAAGTAACCAAAGGTTACGAATGTGGATTGAACATTAAGAACTACAATGATATTCACGAAGGAGATATCATCGAAGTTTATGTAATAAACGAGGTTAAAAAGAAATTGAAGTAA
- a CDS encoding SusC/RagA family TonB-linked outer membrane protein → MRRNLTRLFAIGAFCLSFYAYGQQKPITGRVLDSNGFPIQDAYVYVEGSDKGVYTDENGNYTIEAKDGDVLGVEFIGFDTKNIKVGDGASYDVKLYEGKGTIGLKELVATALGIEREEKALGYAVSSLKSEDLNVAKDANLINNLAGKASGVNVYQQSGTVGGSSKIILRGATSISGDNQPLIVVDGMPTNNSYVDNGIAGAVDYGNPVGDINPNDIKEMSILKGAAATALYGSRAKNGAIIITTKAGEKGKVSIVYDATMRVDAVAKLPNYQNVYAQGTLGKYDVEKFNGWGPEISKVSGEKFKNFLGQDVTLQAYPDNVRNFFNKGITRINSISMSGGNIDGDFRLAYANTYVTGIMPYSKYKNDNVSFNVRRKLSDNLKISASGTYSRSVRDGLSAQGSNDPNILIDGILGMPRTANPNLLREYTYHNGDITKQYFWDGKKVNNPYFILDNNKISSDVERFFGNASIDFKFNSWLSMQNRTGIDFSTDSRRTIYAKGTAGELTGKFIDGLHRFRVLNNDFIISANKEVSPKLKLSANLGHNIYQKEYFENTNTAQNLIEAGLFNYANALSNNPTNYQSLKRTIGVYGEFVASYDETLFLTLTGRNDWTSTLPKENNSYFYPSVSLSYLFSENLKSQKWLNYGKVRLNWANVGSDEAPYQLDFLYTNLSSWFSQYGAGGTYPFDGKRATAIPRVLPNRNLKPQNQISYEAGLEMKMFKNRVNLDASFYYIDTKDQIVSIDVPLSTGYFAKKINAGLVRNVGVEVDLGLIPIRTEDFQWNMNFTFAKNKSTVQELTPDLESYVLTSGWTGLQIQALKGESFSIVGTGYRRSPDGQLIINEKTGLVETKSDQNLGTIDPDFRLGFVNNFRYKNFTLNAVLDWRQGGKMYSGTVASLRSAGLVEETLAHRGEKFVMKGVNEIKDANGKVTYKENTTPVKDMETYWGHMSATKLTESNVYDATYLKLRSVSLSYRLPSKLLNSNVIKGLTVGIEGRNLWNIIDNVPHVDPELNFFGPSATGGGVEFNSVPLTRSIGMNLKVNF, encoded by the coding sequence ATGAGGAGAAATTTAACAAGATTATTCGCCATTGGTGCTTTCTGCTTGTCATTCTATGCGTATGGTCAGCAAAAACCAATTACAGGTAGAGTGTTAGACTCAAATGGTTTCCCAATACAAGATGCATATGTCTATGTAGAAGGGAGCGATAAGGGAGTTTATACCGATGAGAATGGAAACTATACCATTGAGGCAAAAGATGGAGATGTTTTAGGAGTCGAATTTATAGGGTTTGATACGAAGAATATTAAAGTAGGAGATGGGGCAAGTTATGATGTGAAGTTATATGAAGGAAAAGGAACTATCGGATTAAAAGAATTAGTGGCTACAGCTTTAGGAATTGAACGAGAGGAAAAAGCATTAGGTTATGCTGTGTCTAGTTTAAAATCTGAAGACTTAAATGTTGCAAAGGATGCTAATTTAATTAATAACCTTGCAGGTAAGGCCTCTGGAGTTAATGTTTACCAACAGTCTGGAACAGTAGGCGGTTCTTCTAAAATTATTTTACGAGGAGCAACTTCTATCAGTGGAGATAACCAGCCTTTGATAGTGGTAGATGGAATGCCCACAAACAATTCTTATGTTGATAATGGAATCGCGGGAGCTGTGGACTATGGAAACCCTGTAGGTGATATTAATCCTAATGATATCAAAGAGATGAGTATCCTTAAGGGGGCAGCTGCTACTGCACTTTATGGCTCTAGAGCAAAAAATGGAGCAATCATCATTACTACAAAAGCAGGAGAAAAAGGAAAAGTTTCAATAGTTTATGATGCCACTATGCGTGTAGATGCTGTAGCTAAACTACCAAATTATCAAAACGTCTATGCTCAAGGAACCTTAGGCAAATACGATGTTGAGAAGTTTAATGGCTGGGGACCTGAGATTTCAAAAGTTTCAGGAGAGAAATTTAAAAATTTCTTGGGACAAGATGTAACACTTCAAGCTTATCCAGATAATGTTAGAAATTTCTTCAATAAAGGGATTACTAGAATTAATTCAATTAGTATGAGTGGGGGAAATATAGATGGGGATTTTCGACTAGCTTATGCTAATACATATGTAACGGGAATTATGCCTTATAGTAAATATAAAAATGACAATGTTTCCTTTAATGTAAGAAGAAAACTTTCTGATAATCTTAAAATATCAGCAAGCGGAACTTATAGTCGATCTGTTAGAGATGGATTATCAGCTCAAGGATCAAATGATCCAAACATTTTGATTGATGGAATTTTGGGAATGCCTAGAACGGCAAACCCTAATTTGCTAAGGGAATATACCTACCACAATGGAGACATTACAAAGCAGTATTTCTGGGATGGAAAAAAAGTGAATAACCCGTATTTCATTTTAGATAATAACAAGATTTCTAGCGATGTAGAGAGATTTTTTGGAAACGCTAGCATAGATTTCAAGTTTAATAGTTGGCTGTCTATGCAAAACAGAACAGGTATAGATTTCTCTACAGATTCGCGTAGAACTATTTATGCAAAAGGTACTGCAGGAGAGTTAACAGGGAAGTTTATTGATGGTCTTCATAGATTCAGAGTTTTAAATAATGACTTTATTATTAGTGCAAACAAAGAGGTATCTCCAAAGTTGAAATTAAGTGCAAATTTAGGGCATAATATCTATCAGAAAGAGTATTTTGAAAATACCAATACAGCTCAAAATTTGATAGAAGCAGGATTGTTCAACTATGCAAATGCTTTGAGTAATAACCCTACCAACTATCAGAGTTTAAAAAGAACGATAGGAGTTTATGGAGAATTTGTAGCTTCTTATGACGAGACTTTATTTTTAACTTTAACGGGAAGAAACGACTGGACAAGTACACTGCCTAAGGAAAATAATAGTTATTTCTATCCATCGGTAAGTTTAAGTTACTTATTCTCTGAAAATTTAAAAAGTCAGAAATGGTTAAACTACGGGAAAGTTCGTTTAAACTGGGCAAATGTGGGTAGTGATGAGGCTCCGTATCAATTAGATTTCTTATACACCAATCTATCCAGCTGGTTTAGTCAATACGGTGCTGGAGGAACTTATCCATTTGACGGGAAAAGAGCAACTGCTATTCCTAGAGTTCTTCCAAATAGAAATTTAAAGCCTCAAAATCAAATCAGCTACGAGGCTGGATTGGAGATGAAGATGTTTAAAAACAGAGTTAATTTGGACGCATCTTTCTATTACATTGATACAAAGGATCAAATCGTTTCGATAGATGTGCCATTATCTACAGGATATTTTGCTAAGAAGATAAATGCAGGGCTAGTTAGGAATGTTGGTGTGGAAGTAGATTTAGGTTTAATTCCAATTAGAACAGAAGATTTCCAGTGGAATATGAATTTTACTTTTGCTAAAAACAAATCAACCGTACAGGAGCTTACTCCAGATTTAGAATCTTATGTTTTAACATCAGGATGGACTGGCCTGCAAATCCAAGCATTGAAAGGAGAAAGTTTCAGTATCGTGGGTACAGGCTATCGCAGATCTCCAGATGGGCAATTAATTATTAATGAAAAAACAGGATTAGTAGAAACAAAATCAGACCAAAATCTAGGAACTATAGATCCAGATTTTAGATTAGGATTTGTAAATAATTTCAGATACAAAAACTTTACTTTAAATGCTGTTTTAGATTGGAGACAAGGAGGGAAAATGTATTCTGGTACAGTTGCCTCACTTAGATCCGCAGGATTAGTAGAAGAAACGCTAGCACACAGAGGGGAGAAGTTTGTAATGAAAGGAGTTAATGAAATCAAAGACGCAAATGGAAAAGTAACCTACAAGGAGAATACTACTCCTGTAAAAGATATGGAAACCTACTGGGGACATATGTCTGCCACTAAATTGACAGAATCTAATGTTTACGATGCAACTTATTTAAAACTAAGATCCGTGTCTTTAAGCTATCGCCTACCTTCAAAACTATTAAATTCTAATGTAATAAAAGGACTTACAGTAGGAATAGAAGGAAGAAATCTATGGAATATCATAGACAATGTGCCTCATGTAGATCCAGAGCTAAACTTCTTTGGACCATCTGCTACTGGAGGAGGGGTAGAGTTTAATAGCGTGCCTTTAACAAGATCTATCGGAATGAATCTAAAAGTTAATTTTTAA
- a CDS encoding SusD/RagB family nutrient-binding outer membrane lipoprotein, protein MKNIFKTSIIIGFASILFTGCEKDWLDVNKNPNKTDKTSPGSLFLGASVDWSANRMGGDGYIPIGFMNQTISTGGNDGWGYVDVYDISPYSLGNTWKVFYATAGANFKEAIKVAHKNNKPNEEAQAKIAFAGLMYDCTTIFGDVPYKEAWIEEINYPKFDSQKDILDDLLRLLKEATTQIDKGDGNKIDQHDLYYKGDLDKWTALANSLRLKIAMLMVDKDPSKQQVIAEVLKTPLVVESSQDFKLPFFDVPGNKNPFYRIVEKYMNGINSEFYAPESVLSLMKPLNDPRIPYYYEKGTKATEYFGVNVDAEKASKEKYAMINMKNIGRANTADVILSSSEINLLIAEAYARGLGVGKDLEKAQQFFNKGIKQSLQEANVPSSEQDKFLDTESLNLKKATDVLDVIHTQQYINFASRPLDAWTQMRRSGPKGKEIPKLTTPILSPFPKGEIARRWQYSPDELTANKFAPRIVPQMWEPMWFDE, encoded by the coding sequence ATGAAAAATATATTTAAAACATCGATAATCATTGGGTTTGCCTCTATTCTTTTTACTGGATGTGAAAAAGATTGGCTAGATGTGAATAAAAATCCAAATAAAACAGATAAGACATCTCCAGGAAGTCTATTTTTAGGCGCGAGTGTTGATTGGAGTGCAAACAGAATGGGCGGGGACGGCTATATCCCAATAGGTTTTATGAATCAAACAATTTCTACAGGAGGAAATGATGGATGGGGATATGTAGATGTATACGATATCAGTCCTTACTCCTTAGGAAATACATGGAAAGTGTTCTATGCCACAGCTGGAGCCAATTTTAAAGAAGCAATAAAAGTAGCTCATAAAAATAATAAACCAAACGAAGAGGCTCAGGCAAAAATAGCTTTTGCAGGATTGATGTACGATTGTACAACTATTTTTGGAGATGTGCCTTATAAAGAGGCATGGATTGAGGAAATCAATTATCCTAAATTCGATTCGCAGAAAGATATTTTAGATGATTTATTAAGACTTTTAAAAGAAGCTACAACCCAGATAGATAAAGGAGATGGGAATAAAATAGATCAGCACGACCTATATTACAAAGGAGATTTAGATAAATGGACTGCATTAGCAAATAGCTTGAGGCTGAAAATAGCGATGTTAATGGTTGACAAAGATCCAAGCAAACAGCAAGTAATTGCTGAAGTTCTTAAAACACCGCTAGTTGTAGAGTCAAGTCAAGATTTCAAATTGCCATTTTTTGATGTGCCAGGAAACAAAAATCCATTTTATAGAATTGTAGAAAAATATATGAATGGTATAAACTCAGAATTTTATGCACCAGAATCCGTCCTTAGCTTAATGAAACCTCTTAACGATCCAAGAATTCCATATTATTATGAAAAAGGGACTAAGGCGACTGAGTACTTTGGAGTAAATGTAGATGCTGAGAAAGCAAGCAAAGAGAAGTATGCTATGATCAATATGAAAAATATAGGAAGAGCTAATACGGCTGATGTTATATTGTCCTCTTCTGAAATAAATCTTCTAATTGCAGAAGCATATGCAAGAGGATTAGGCGTTGGAAAAGACTTGGAAAAAGCCCAACAGTTTTTTAATAAAGGAATAAAGCAGTCTTTGCAAGAAGCCAATGTACCTTCTTCAGAACAAGATAAGTTTTTGGACACAGAATCACTTAATTTGAAAAAAGCAACCGATGTGCTTGATGTAATACATACTCAACAATATATAAATTTTGCTAGCCGCCCATTAGATGCATGGACTCAAATGCGAAGAAGTGGACCGAAAGGAAAAGAAATTCCTAAGCTCACGACACCTATATTAAGTCCTTTTCCTAAAGGTGAGATTGCACGCCGTTGGCAGTATTCTCCAGACGAGCTTACAGCAAATAAATTTGCCCCTAGAATTGTACCTCAGATGTGGGAACCTATGTGGTTTGATGAATAA
- a CDS encoding choice-of-anchor J domain-containing protein yields the protein MKKFFSLLMIAGTMGLYAQKIVIQEDFSGGLPETWQVDSNHKYRKWKYKNYKDFHYMNMSAFSGKGKPTAKLKTNLYTPIISAEEKGCKLMFSLANAYSNGNPLEVFIVDKNNHLVKSIDSKFYAPLVDNEGRYNNDFKQTPWIELPELNKDYKINFRYNSKGDISSTIQLSEVDVWCTE from the coding sequence ATGAAAAAGTTTTTTTCCCTTTTAATGATTGCGGGAACGATGGGCTTGTATGCTCAAAAAATTGTGATTCAAGAGGATTTTTCTGGTGGGCTACCCGAAACTTGGCAAGTGGACTCCAACCACAAATACCGAAAATGGAAATACAAGAATTATAAAGATTTTCACTACATGAACATGTCAGCTTTTTCGGGCAAAGGGAAACCTACAGCAAAACTCAAAACCAATCTATACACGCCCATCATAAGTGCAGAAGAAAAAGGCTGCAAACTGATGTTTTCATTAGCCAATGCTTATAGCAATGGTAATCCGCTAGAAGTTTTTATTGTAGATAAGAACAATCATTTAGTAAAATCCATTGATTCCAAATTTTATGCACCCTTGGTGGACAACGAGGGGCGTTACAACAATGATTTTAAACAAACTCCGTGGATAGAATTGCCCGAACTGAATAAGGATTATAAAATCAATTTCAGGTATAATAGTAAAGGTGATATAAGCTCCACGATTCAGCTAAGCGAGGTGGATGTATGGTGTACTGAATAA